In Verrucomicrobiia bacterium, a single genomic region encodes these proteins:
- a CDS encoding acyl-CoA desaturase, whose translation MPNPSAPSEMGWDPEAPGDERIEFWGNVPFVLLHAGCLLVFWTGVSRAAIAVFFLTLVPRMFGLTAGYHRYFSHKSFKTSRVFQFMLGLLGASSLQKDPMWWAAHHRNHHRYADTELDSHPPLTRGFFWAHMGWFMCKKNANLHPDPLVPDLAAYPELVFLNRHQKIPAFVMLGSLMALGCYLQYAHPGLHTTMGQIVTWG comes from the coding sequence ATGCCGAATCCTTCCGCGCCATCTGAAATGGGCTGGGATCCCGAAGCCCCCGGAGACGAGCGCATCGAATTCTGGGGCAACGTGCCCTTTGTCCTTCTCCATGCCGGCTGCCTCCTGGTCTTCTGGACGGGCGTAAGCCGGGCCGCGATCGCGGTTTTTTTCCTGACGCTCGTGCCCCGCATGTTCGGGCTGACGGCAGGATATCACCGCTATTTCTCACACAAATCTTTCAAGACTTCGCGCGTCTTTCAATTTATGCTGGGCCTGCTCGGCGCCAGTTCGCTGCAGAAAGACCCGATGTGGTGGGCGGCCCATCACCGCAATCATCACCGGTATGCGGATACGGAGCTGGATTCGCATCCGCCGCTCACGCGCGGCTTTTTCTGGGCGCACATGGGCTGGTTCATGTGCAAGAAGAACGCGAACCTGCACCCGGATCCTCTGGTGCCTGATCTCGCGGCCTATCCGGAGCTGGTTTTCTTGAACCGCCACCAGAAAATCCCGGCCTTTGTCATGCTCGGCTCGCTCATGGCCCTGGGCTGCTATCTCCAGTACGCGCATCCGGGGCTTCACACCACGATGGGACAGATCGTGACCTGGGG
- a CDS encoding DUF1365 family protein, translating into MTLSKIYTGQLMHTRLEPVKYRFDYPVYFYSFDLDELETLGRANPFFGHNRFNLVSLYDNDYLDRGPGALREKLRRYLAPEGLDEAVKKVELVTCARFLGYIFNPASFFYCYTETGSLACVVAQVNNTFGETHIYLTREPLPAKDGLARYAADKAFHVSPFFDRKGEYEFKYSPVSDTIEIQVNLKKDGRYVLVSQMTGRARPVTGANILKTVLAYPLTAVMTIPRIHWQAAKLYFGKKLPVYKKPAPSSPMTVRTPLPKLRRKAAFKIFDLFLSRARQGHLRVQLPDGSVHSYGDTSLPARAEIRVHDDGFFWRVIRDSGIGLGESYMDGQWETPDLTAVLEFLIDNKSHLSPKVSFLEGLGAALNRLYHLARRNTVSGSRKNIQDHYDLSNDFFQVFLDESMTYSAGFYKDSYDTLYAAQQNKLQRMIEKARITSKDHVLEIGCGWGSFAIKAARETGCRVTGITLSKEQLMLATQRVREAGLSEKITLELCDYRNMKGQFDRIISIEMLEAVGHEYLEGFFQALDRLLKPEGVAVIQSITIPDQRYDSYRKGCDWIQKHIFPGGHLPSLTAVCKAMTQSSTLFVENVENIGVHYARTLREWKKKFREQQARIEALGFDERFRRKWEYYFSYCEAGFSKRYLNDIQMILTRAGNKTLDRKGEPSYAESFRAI; encoded by the coding sequence ATGACCCTTTCGAAAATTTATACGGGCCAGCTCATGCATACGCGCCTGGAACCGGTAAAGTACCGGTTCGATTATCCCGTCTACTTTTATTCCTTCGATTTGGACGAGCTTGAAACCCTTGGCAGGGCGAACCCCTTTTTCGGACATAACCGGTTCAACCTCGTATCGCTTTACGATAATGATTATCTGGACAGGGGGCCGGGCGCGCTCCGTGAAAAGCTCCGCCGCTATCTTGCTCCGGAAGGCCTGGACGAGGCCGTGAAAAAAGTCGAGCTCGTTACGTGCGCGCGTTTTCTCGGCTACATTTTCAATCCGGCCAGTTTCTTTTATTGCTATACGGAAACGGGCAGCCTGGCGTGCGTCGTGGCGCAGGTCAACAATACGTTCGGCGAAACGCACATTTATTTGACGCGGGAACCGCTGCCGGCCAAGGACGGCCTGGCGCGTTACGCCGCGGACAAGGCCTTTCACGTTTCGCCTTTCTTTGACAGGAAAGGAGAATATGAGTTTAAATACTCGCCGGTTTCCGATACAATCGAGATCCAAGTCAACCTGAAAAAAGACGGCCGTTACGTCCTGGTCTCGCAAATGACAGGCCGGGCGCGCCCCGTGACGGGCGCAAATATTTTGAAAACCGTCTTGGCCTACCCCCTGACCGCGGTGATGACGATCCCGCGGATCCATTGGCAGGCGGCCAAGCTTTACTTCGGAAAAAAATTGCCCGTTTACAAGAAGCCTGCTCCTTCCAGCCCGATGACCGTGCGCACGCCCCTGCCGAAACTGCGCCGGAAAGCCGCCTTCAAAATTTTCGATTTATTCTTGTCCCGCGCCCGCCAGGGGCATCTTCGCGTTCAGCTTCCCGACGGTTCGGTCCACTCTTACGGGGATACCTCCCTTCCGGCCCGGGCGGAAATCCGCGTGCACGACGACGGCTTTTTCTGGCGCGTCATCCGGGATTCGGGCATCGGACTTGGCGAGAGCTACATGGATGGGCAATGGGAGACGCCGGACCTGACCGCGGTGCTCGAATTTTTGATCGACAACAAGTCGCATCTGTCGCCGAAGGTTTCTTTCCTCGAAGGCCTGGGCGCGGCGCTCAATCGCCTTTATCATCTTGCCCGCCGCAACACGGTTTCCGGAAGCCGGAAGAACATTCAAGACCATTACGATTTGAGCAATGATTTCTTCCAGGTCTTTCTCGATGAGAGCATGACTTATTCCGCCGGCTTTTATAAGGATTCCTACGACACGCTCTACGCGGCCCAGCAGAACAAGCTGCAGCGCATGATCGAAAAGGCGCGCATTACCTCCAAGGACCACGTTCTCGAAATCGGCTGCGGCTGGGGAAGCTTCGCAATCAAGGCCGCGCGCGAAACCGGCTGTCGTGTGACCGGCATCACACTTTCCAAGGAACAGCTCATGCTGGCGACCCAGCGGGTCCGCGAAGCCGGCCTAAGCGAAAAGATTACGCTCGAATTATGTGATTACCGTAACATGAAAGGGCAGTTTGACCGTATCATATCCATCGAAATGCTCGAGGCCGTGGGGCACGAATACCTGGAAGGATTTTTTCAGGCGCTCGATCGGCTGCTCAAGCCCGAGGGCGTTGCGGTGATTCAAAGCATCACGATCCCCGATCAGCGTTATGATTCTTACCGTAAAGGCTGCGACTGGATTCAGAAGCACATCTTCCCGGGCGGGCACCTGCCGTCTCTCACCGCGGTATGCAAGGCCATGACTCAATCTTCGACTCTCTTTGTCGAAAATGTCGAAAATATCGGTGTGCATTACGCCCGGACGCTGCGCGAATGGAAAAAGAAATTTCGCGAACAGCAAGCGCGCATCGAGGCGCTCGGTTTTGACGAGCGTTTCCGCCGCAAATGGGAATACTATTTTTCTTACTGTGAAGCCGGTTTTTCCAAACGCTATTTGAACGATATCCAAATGATTCTTACACGGGCAGGAAATAAAACGCTCGACAGAAAGGGAGAACCCTCTTATGCCGAATCCTTCCGCGCCATCTGA
- a CDS encoding FAD-dependent oxidoreductase, whose product MTETTSQSGMKLAVIGAGVAGLTAAYLLQRRHDVTLFEKNDYLGGHTNTITVPDGPDAGTPVDTGFIVFNDRNYPTFIHLLAELGITGRLSDMSFGFSSRLLDLEYSSYVPGGLFAQKRNLLRPSFYSMVADILRFNKSAAADLHAGRLADVTLGEYLRAGKYSAPFRDFYLIPMGAAIWSTPQSEMLAFPARTFLRFFDNHGLLALKGRPQWRSVPGGSHAYVKEMMKRFKGAVQKKAGIGKIKRSADHVLIRKENGDEHSFDAVVIAAHADEALKMLEDPSHDEKRLLGAWTYTRNATVLHTDDSVMPRRKKAWASWNYTVEGAGDKAGPVTLSYHMNRLQGLATQNQYFVTLNRQKPFPRERVIKEISYTHPSYTLSSLRTQAELPKLNGARRTYFCGSYFGYGFHEDAVKAAVQAAKTLGVEFGS is encoded by the coding sequence ATGACGGAAACGACCTCACAATCAGGCATGAAGCTCGCGGTTATCGGCGCAGGCGTGGCCGGCCTTACGGCCGCTTACCTTTTGCAGCGCCGCCATGACGTGACGCTTTTCGAGAAAAACGATTATCTGGGCGGCCACACGAATACCATCACGGTTCCCGACGGCCCGGACGCGGGCACGCCCGTCGACACGGGCTTCATCGTCTTCAACGACCGCAATTATCCTACTTTTATTCATCTGCTCGCGGAGCTGGGCATCACCGGCCGCCTGAGCGATATGTCGTTCGGGTTTTCGAGCCGCCTCCTCGACCTGGAATACTCCAGCTACGTTCCGGGCGGCCTTTTCGCGCAAAAGCGGAATCTGCTGCGGCCTTCCTTTTATTCCATGGTCGCCGACATCCTGCGTTTCAACAAAAGCGCGGCCGCCGACCTCCATGCCGGAAGGCTGGCCGACGTCACGCTCGGTGAATACCTGCGGGCGGGGAAGTACTCCGCGCCTTTCCGCGATTTTTATCTCATTCCCATGGGCGCGGCCATCTGGTCCACGCCGCAATCTGAAATGCTGGCCTTTCCCGCGCGGACGTTCCTGCGCTTTTTCGACAATCACGGGCTGCTCGCGCTCAAAGGCCGGCCGCAATGGCGAAGTGTCCCCGGCGGCAGTCATGCGTACGTGAAAGAAATGATGAAACGCTTCAAAGGGGCGGTGCAGAAAAAAGCGGGCATCGGCAAAATCAAAAGGAGTGCGGACCATGTGCTCATCCGCAAGGAAAACGGAGACGAACATTCTTTCGACGCCGTGGTGATCGCCGCGCACGCGGACGAGGCCCTCAAAATGCTGGAAGACCCGAGCCATGACGAAAAGCGGCTGCTCGGCGCCTGGACTTACACGCGCAATGCCACGGTGCTGCACACGGACGACTCCGTGATGCCGCGCCGGAAAAAAGCCTGGGCGTCGTGGAATTACACGGTCGAAGGCGCGGGGGACAAAGCCGGCCCCGTCACGCTCTCCTATCACATGAACCGCCTTCAGGGGCTTGCGACGCAGAACCAATATTTCGTGACGCTGAATCGGCAAAAACCTTTTCCCCGGGAACGCGTGATCAAAGAAATTTCTTACACGCATCCGTCCTATACGCTGAGTTCCCTGCGGACCCAGGCGGAACTTCCCAAACTGAACGGCGCGCGGCGCACGTATTTCTGCGGCAGCTATTTCGGATACGGCTTTCACGAGGACGCGGTCAAAGCCGCGGTGCAGGCCGCCAAGACTCTCGGTGTGGAGTTCGGGTCATGA
- a CDS encoding alpha/beta hydrolase produces the protein MIAFGIVLVLLAAFLYSRLKTAEAEKKYPPLGEFVSADGVRMHAVRRGSGRPVVFIHGGFGSSYDFTLSFFDRASSRYDCLAVDRPGHGYSQRPRKKDMTVFDHAHYIFETVKALKIERPVLVGHSLGGAVALAYALEHPDDVAGLMMINGYLTPFTGPIHPIHTASAVPLFGPLYLHALVRPLGNLFTGSIGRKVFYPENPPADYLKTATALAMRPAHFSANAADVRHLCKGLRQMIPRYSEIRCPVVLLAGDSDLIAPMSRHAEAFARAVPHAEILILKEGAHQPCFSMAEDVLAALDRTWEKAAAEGTKKL, from the coding sequence TTGATCGCTTTTGGAATAGTCCTCGTTTTGCTTGCCGCCTTTCTCTATTCCCGCCTCAAAACGGCCGAGGCCGAAAAGAAATATCCGCCCTTGGGGGAATTCGTGAGCGCGGACGGCGTGCGCATGCACGCGGTGCGCCGCGGTTCCGGCCGTCCCGTGGTTTTCATCCACGGCGGGTTCGGCTCTTCTTATGATTTCACGCTTTCCTTTTTTGACCGCGCCTCGTCCCGCTACGATTGCCTCGCGGTCGACCGCCCCGGCCACGGCTACAGCCAGCGGCCCCGCAAGAAAGACATGACCGTCTTCGACCACGCGCATTACATTTTCGAGACCGTGAAGGCCTTGAAGATCGAGCGCCCGGTTCTGGTGGGACATTCGCTCGGCGGCGCGGTCGCGCTGGCCTATGCGCTGGAACATCCGGACGATGTCGCGGGCCTCATGATGATCAACGGCTACCTGACGCCTTTTACCGGACCCATCCATCCCATTCACACGGCCTCCGCGGTTCCGCTGTTCGGCCCGCTTTACCTGCATGCCCTGGTCCGGCCGCTGGGAAATCTGTTCACGGGTTCGATCGGCCGCAAAGTTTTCTATCCGGAGAATCCGCCGGCGGATTACCTGAAGACGGCCACGGCCCTTGCCATGCGTCCCGCGCATTTCAGCGCGAACGCGGCCGACGTCCGCCATCTCTGCAAAGGTTTGCGCCAGATGATTCCAAGGTATTCCGAGATCCGCTGCCCGGTCGTGCTGCTGGCGGGGGACTCGGACCTCATCGCGCCCATGTCGCGCCATGCCGAGGCGTTTGCCAGGGCGGTCCCGCACGCGGAGATCCTTATATTAAAAGAAGGCGCGCACCAGCCCTGCTTTTCCATGGCCGAAGACGTCCTGGCTGCCCTTGACAGGACCTGGGAAAAGGCCGCTGCGGAGGGCACAAAAAAACTTTGA
- a CDS encoding cold-shock protein, with product MAKGKVKWFNNQKGYGFIATDAGADVFVHYSAIQGDGYKTLEEGQDVEFEVQQGPKGEQAVNVTKAKA from the coding sequence ATGGCAAAAGGGAAAGTAAAATGGTTCAATAATCAAAAAGGTTACGGTTTCATCGCCACGGATGCGGGGGCGGATGTGTTCGTCCATTATTCCGCGATCCAGGGCGATGGATACAAAACGCTTGAAGAAGGCCAGGACGTGGAGTTTGAAGTCCAGCAGGGCCCGAAGGGCGAGCAGGCCGTCAATGTGACCAAGGCAAAAGCCTGA
- a CDS encoding response regulator, producing the protein MAKKKILVVDDEEAFGEIVKLNLEFTGEYEVFTEKRGKEAVGAARRFRPDLIILDVLMPDMDGPTVLKELKKDKELKDIPVVFLTALVPKKEAGAGVMKNQPFVAAKPIGGDELLDLVKKHIR; encoded by the coding sequence ATGGCCAAAAAGAAAATCCTGGTCGTCGACGACGAAGAAGCCTTCGGCGAAATCGTCAAACTCAACCTTGAGTTCACCGGCGAATACGAAGTCTTCACCGAAAAAAGAGGCAAAGAAGCCGTGGGCGCGGCCCGCAGGTTCCGGCCGGATCTCATCATCCTGGACGTCCTGATGCCGGACATGGACGGGCCGACGGTACTCAAAGAGCTGAAAAAAGACAAGGAGCTCAAAGACATTCCGGTGGTTTTTCTGACCGCGCTTGTCCCCAAGAAGGAGGCGGGAGCGGGCGTCATGAAAAATCAGCCTTTTGTGGCCGCCAAACCGATCGGCGGTGACGAGCTTCTCGACCTGGTAAAAAAGCATATCCGGTAA
- a CDS encoding fructose-bisphosphatase class II family protein, producing MFHNTLDLMRATEAAAIAASQWVGTGDKLSADKAATDAMRDRLNRIEFAAKIMIGEGKKDASSGLFNGDAVGKFAGQKGVPHYEIAVDPIDGTRPTVTSGPEALSVLALAEENALFATEEFYMHKIAYGPDIANKIELNLNDPIERNTQLISAVTGKAYSKIVVCILDRPRHEKIIAEFRKLGVRIKLIQDCDVSGAIATCLPDSGIDLLYGIGGAPEGVISACAMKCLGGGFKGQLVKGDGSVVDAKIYSINDLVRGHCVFAATGITNGSLLKGVRYTSRGPVTHSVVMRSESGTVRWVSTYHGN from the coding sequence ATGTTTCATAACACCCTCGACCTCATGCGCGCGACCGAAGCCGCGGCGATTGCGGCTTCCCAATGGGTCGGCACCGGAGACAAGCTGTCTGCCGACAAGGCTGCGACAGATGCTATGCGCGACCGTCTTAACCGCATCGAATTCGCCGCCAAGATCATGATCGGCGAGGGTAAAAAAGACGCATCGAGCGGGCTTTTCAACGGCGACGCGGTGGGGAAATTCGCAGGACAGAAAGGCGTGCCGCATTACGAAATCGCGGTGGATCCCATCGACGGCACGCGGCCGACCGTAACGTCCGGCCCCGAAGCTCTTTCAGTTCTCGCGCTCGCGGAAGAAAATGCGCTTTTTGCCACCGAAGAATTCTACATGCACAAGATCGCCTACGGACCGGACATCGCGAATAAGATCGAGCTGAATCTCAACGATCCCATCGAGCGCAATACCCAGCTCATCTCGGCCGTGACGGGCAAAGCGTATTCCAAGATCGTCGTGTGCATCCTGGACCGGCCGCGGCACGAAAAAATAATCGCCGAATTCCGCAAGCTCGGCGTCCGCATCAAGCTGATCCAGGACTGCGACGTCTCCGGGGCCATCGCGACGTGCCTTCCGGACAGCGGCATCGATCTTTTGTACGGGATCGGAGGCGCCCCCGAAGGCGTGATCAGCGCCTGCGCCATGAAATGCCTGGGCGGGGGATTCAAGGGCCAACTCGTCAAAGGCGACGGTTCGGTCGTCGATGCGAAAATTTATTCCATCAATGATCTCGTGCGCGGCCACTGTGTTTTTGCCGCCACGGGCATCACCAACGGCAGCCTGTTAAAAGGGGTCCGGTACACGAGCCGGGGCCCGGTGACCCATAGCGTCGTCATGCGTTCCGAAAGCGGTACGGTGCGCTGGGTCTCCACCTACCACGGGAATTAA
- a CDS encoding SprT family zinc-dependent metalloprotease, with translation MAFPLEHLFRGVRSPSTMPYELCPSRRARRARVEIHAGGKVKVIVPQGSDVKRIARWLETKKSWIEKTRERLRVLPETAPENPAIPDSVELRAVAQTWRVEFAAARVKRPRLTQSGPFQLTFVVPAETPVSRKLLLLRRWVQSQAEDYLPAWLEKTAAETGLAYARASVRAQKTRWGSCSARKAISLNRKLLFLPPRLVRYILVHELCHTAHLDHSRHFWKRVASFEPGWKDLQRDMRSAGRYVPGWHG, from the coding sequence ATGGCGTTTCCGCTCGAGCATCTTTTTCGCGGCGTCCGCAGCCCTTCCACCATGCCTTATGAACTTTGCCCCAGCCGCCGCGCCCGGCGCGCCCGCGTGGAAATTCACGCCGGCGGCAAGGTGAAAGTCATTGTGCCGCAAGGTTCGGACGTGAAACGCATCGCACGCTGGCTGGAAACCAAAAAGAGCTGGATCGAAAAAACGCGGGAGCGTCTGCGCGTGCTGCCGGAAACCGCTCCTGAAAATCCCGCAATTCCGGACAGCGTGGAACTCCGCGCGGTCGCACAAACCTGGCGCGTGGAATTCGCGGCGGCGCGCGTGAAGCGTCCGCGTCTTACCCAAAGCGGCCCTTTCCAGCTGACGTTCGTCGTTCCTGCCGAAACGCCTGTCTCACGGAAACTGCTCCTGCTCCGCCGGTGGGTGCAGTCGCAGGCCGAGGATTATTTGCCGGCCTGGCTGGAAAAAACCGCGGCCGAGACAGGGCTGGCTTATGCGCGCGCTTCGGTCCGGGCGCAGAAAACAAGGTGGGGAAGCTGTTCCGCACGCAAAGCCATCAGCCTGAACCGCAAACTTCTTTTTCTCCCGCCGCGGCTGGTGCGGTACATCCTGGTCCACGAGCTGTGCCATACCGCGCATCTGGACCATTCCCGCCATTTTTGGAAGCGCGTGGCGTCCTTCGAGCCCGGCTGGAAAGACCTCCAGCGTGACATGCGCAGCGCCGGGCGGTATGTCCCGGGCTGGCACGGCTAA